In Anas acuta chromosome 5, bAnaAcu1.1, whole genome shotgun sequence, a single window of DNA contains:
- the KLHL28 gene encoding kelch-like protein 28, whose translation MDQSSPTYMLANLTHLHSEQLLQGLNLLRQHHELCDIILRVGDVKIHAHKVVLASISPYFKAMFTGNLSEKENSEVEFQCIDEAALQAIVEYAYTGTVFISQDTVESLLPAANLLQIKLVVKECCAFLESQLDPGNCIGISRFAETYGCHDLYLAANKYICQNFEEVCQTEEFLELSHSELDEIVSNDCLNVVTEETVFYALESWIKYDVQERQKYLAQLLHCVRLPLLSVKFLTRLYEANHLIRDDHTCKHLLNEALKYHFMPEHRLSHQTMLMTRPRCAPKVLCAVGGKAGLFACLESVEMYFPQNDSWIGLAPLSIPRYEFGICVLDQKIYVVGGIATHVCQGISYRKHENSVECWDPDTNTWTSLERMFESRSTLGVVVLAGELYALGGYDGQSYLRTVEKYIPKVKEWQLVAPMNKTRSCFAAAVLDGMIYAIGGYGPAHMNSMERYDPSKNSWETVASMADKRINFGVGVMLGFIFVVGGHNGVSHLSSIERYDPHQNQWTVCRPMKEPRTGVGAAVIDNYLYVVGGHSGSSYLNTVQKYDPISDTWLDSAGMMYCRCNFGLTAL comes from the exons ATGGACCAGTCGTCTCCAACCTACATGCTTGCCAACTTAACCCACTTGCATTCTGAGCAGCTTCTGCAAGGCTTGAACCTCCTTCGCCAGCATCACGAGCTGTGTGACATTATCCTTCGAGTCGGCGATGTCAAGATCCATGCCCACAAAGTGGTGCTCGCCAGCATCAGCCCGTATTTCAAAGCCATGTTCACGGGGAACCTCTCCGAGAAGGAGAATTCAGAGGTAGAGTTCCAGTGCATCGACgaggcagccctgcaggccATCGTGGAGTACGCCTACACGGGAACCGTCTTCATCTCCCAGGACACCGTGGAGTCACTCCTTCCAGCCGCAAACCTCCTCCAAATCAAGCTGGTGGTGAAGGAGTGCTGCGCCTTCCTCGAGAGCCAGCTCGACCCCGGCAACTGCATCGGGATTTCCCGGTTCGCAGAGACCTACGGCTGCCACGACCTCTACCTGGCTGCCAACAAGTACATCTGTCAGAACTTCGAAGAAGTTTGTCAGACTGAAGAATTCCTTGAGCTTTCGCATTCTGAACTGGACGAAATCGTTTCCAATGACTGCTTGAACGTTGTGACGGAGGAGACGGTTTTTTATGCACTGGAGTCCTGGATCAAGTACGACGTTCAGGAGCGGCAGAAGTACCTGGCGCAGCTGCTGCACTGCGTCCGCCTGCCGCTGCTCAGCGTCAAGTTCCTGACGCGGCTGTACGAAGCCAACCACCTCATCCGCGACGACCACACCTGCAAGCACCTGCTGAACGAGGCCCTCAAGTACCACTTCATGCCCGAGCACAGGCTCTCCCACCAGACCATGCTGATGACGCGGCCCCGCTGTGCTCCCAAAGTCCTCTGTGCCGTGGGAGGGAAGGCCGGGCTCTTTGCCTGCCTGGAGAG TGTTGAAATGTACTTTCCCCAGAATGACTCCTGGATAGGCCTGGCACCTCTCAGCATTCCCCGCTACGAGTTTGGAATTTGTGTCCTAGACCAGAAGATCTACGTTGTAGGAGGGATCGCCACCCACGTGTGTCAAGGCATCAGCTATCGGAAGCACGAGAACTCGGTGGAGTGCTGGGACCCCGACACGAACACTTGGACATCCCTGGAGAGGATGTTTGAGAGCCGCAGCACTCTGGGAGTGGTCGTCCTGGCGGGAGAGCTCTATGCCCTCGGGGGCTACGACGGGCAGTCCTACCTGCGGACTGTGGAGAAATACATTCCCAAGGTGAAGGAGTGGCAGCTCGTGGCCCCCATGAACAAGACGCGGAGCTGCTTCGCTGCGGCTGTCCTGGATGGGATGATATACGCCATCGGGGGCTATGGGCCTGCCCACATGAACAG CATGGAGCGCTACGACCCAAGTAAGAACTCCTGGGAAACGGTCGCCTCGATGGCTGATAAGCGAATAAACTTTGGTGTCGGTGTCATGCTGGGCTTCATCTTCGTGGTGGGCGGGCACAACGGGGTGTCTCACCTCTCGAGCATCGAGCGATACGATCCGCACCAGAACCAGTGGACGGTGTGCCGGCCCATGAAGGAGCCCAGGACAG gAGTTGGCGCCGCCGTGATCGACAACTACCTGTACGTAGTGGGAGGTCATTCGGGGTCGTCCTACCTGAACACTGTGCAGAAGTACGACCCCATCTCGGACACCTGGCTGGACTCCGCGGGCATGATGTATTGTCGGTGCAATTTCGGGTTGACTGCACTTTGA